A genomic region of Deinococcus humi contains the following coding sequences:
- a CDS encoding tyrosine-type recombinase/integrase, whose amino-acid sequence MAFSRVLQRGPYSRRLERPGNGEGDFVFTRPDGAPPNPDSLRKLFLTLCDKAGVRTITIHGLRHTYVTLMADQGMSIDIVAKLVGHQNSAITRDVYRHLFEGKLEQAVRAMPALFKNGVGD is encoded by the coding sequence TTGGCTTTTTCACGTGTTCTCCAGAGGGGGCCATATTCAAGACGTCTTGAACGGCCTGGAAACGGGGAGGGTGACTTCGTCTTCACGCGTCCGGACGGTGCGCCGCCCAACCCCGACTCGCTCCGGAAGCTGTTCCTCACGCTGTGCGACAAGGCCGGCGTCAGGACCATCACCATCCACGGACTGCGGCACACGTACGTCACCTTGATGGCGGACCAGGGCATGTCGATCGACATCGTCGCCAAACTGGTGGGCCATCAAAATTCCGCCATCACGCGCGACGTATACCGGCACCTGTTCGAGGGGAAGCTCGAGCAGGCGGTTCGGGCGATGCCCGCGCTATTCAAGAACGGCGTCGGCGACTAG